Below is a window of Cytobacillus firmus DNA.
ACACCGAAGCCGGCGTTATTCACAAGCACATCTATGTGACCAAACCGGGCAATGATCTCTGAAAAAACAGCCGAAACTTCGTCAGTGTCTGAAACATCAAGCTTATCCACATGAACATCGACTGAAAAGCGCTTCCGCAAGTCTGCCTGCAGCTCCTGCAATTTGTCAAGGCGGCGGGCAAGAAGGACAAGATTTGCTCCCCTCTCGGCACAAAGGACGGCCATTTGCGCCCCGATTCCGCCTGATGCACCGGTGATAATCACATTTTTATTTTTTAATCTGTCTGACAATCAAACCACCTCTTTTGATGCGGAATACAAGAATGCTTCCTCCTCTTTATTTATATAAATCTCTCCTATTGAATGCAAATAGTCAAGCTGTGCGACTGTTTCGGAAATGGTCAGGGAAAGCTCCTTCTCATAAACCTTCGGAAAAAGGCGGCGGCATACCTCAAAAACAGTAAGCGATTCGGACTCAAGCCATGCCTTTACTTTCATTGCCCGCTCATGCTGGCGGCCAAGCCTTTCGCTTATTAACCCATTCACATTTGTAATATCCTCTCCATGTCCGGAATAAAAAAGGGATATCGGCAGCTGCCGCAGTTTTTTCAGAGACTCGTTATACTGAAGCTGCGGCTTCGGTCTTTCCGCATTGCCGGGAAGCGGCGGCTCCAGGATAGGGTTAGGTGAAATGTGTGCAAGCAAATGATCTCCTCCAAGGAATACACCATCTTTCTCCCTGAACAAACCTATATGGCTCTGTGCATGCCCGGGGGTCTCCGTTACCGTCCAATCGTTAAGCCCTTCAGGCTGGCTGCCTTCCTTCAGCTCTCCTGTCAGGGTACGATTGCAGGAATAGCGCAAAGTCTTTTTCATTTTGTTAATAAAGGAAGCATACCTTTCAGGAATTCCAAATTCGTTAAACAGTTTTATGTAAAACTCATCATGAAATTTTAGAAATTCGTCAGTACGGGACAGCCACCTTTGGTTAACCGGGTGCCCGAACACATCAAGATTGTCCGGGAAAAAGTCAAGCAGCCCGGCATGATCGGGATGATGATGTGTGAGAACAACCTGTTCAAAATCACCGGGAGTTAAATTCAGCTCTTTAAGCTGGGATTTTAAAGCTTCCCATGCTTCATCCGTTTTAGGCCCGGCATCGACAAGAGTCAGCTTTTCCCCTTTTACTGCATATACATTAACGTCGCCGACAGGAAAAGGTGTCGGGATCACAAGCTTTGCAATA
It encodes the following:
- a CDS encoding MBL fold metallo-hydrolase, with translation MAKWKDGIAKLVIPTPFPVGDVNVYAVKGEKLTLVDAGPKTDEAWEALKSQLKELNLTPGDFEQVVLTHHHPDHAGLLDFFPDNLDVFGHPVNQRWLSRTDEFLKFHDEFYIKLFNEFGIPERYASFINKMKKTLRYSCNRTLTGELKEGSQPEGLNDWTVTETPGHAQSHIGLFREKDGVFLGGDHLLAHISPNPILEPPLPGNAERPKPQLQYNESLKKLRQLPISLFYSGHGEDITNVNGLISERLGRQHERAMKVKAWLESESLTVFEVCRRLFPKVYEKELSLTISETVAQLDYLHSIGEIYINKEEEAFLYSASKEVV